The nucleotide window GTCGGCGCGAATATGGCTTACGGCCTGCAGCATGTGTTGACCATGTACGGCGGCATCGTCGCGGTGCCCTTGATCATCGGCCAGGCGGCCGGTCTGTCATCGGCGGACATCGGCCTGTTGATTGCGGCGTCATTGTTTGCGGGGGGGCTGGCGACCTTGTTGCAAACCCTCGGCCTGCCGTTTTTCGGGTGCCAGCTACCCTTGGTGCAAGGCGTATCGTTTTCCGGGGTCGCGACCATGGTGGCGATTGTCGGGACCGGCGGGGAGGGGGGCTTCCAGGCCATTCTGGGAGCGGTGGTCGCCGCGTCCCTGATCGGCTTGCTGATCACCCCGGTGTTCTCGCGAATCACCCGTTTCTTTCCACCGCTGGTCACCGGCATCGTCATCACCACCATTGGCCTGACGTTGATGCCGGTGGCGGCGCGCTGGGCCATGGGCGGCAACAGTCACGCCGCCGATTTCGGCAGCATGGCCAACATCGGCCTGGCCGCCGTCACGCTGGTGCTGGTGCTGTTGCTCAGCAAGATGGGCAGCGCGACCATTTCCCGTTTGTCGATTCTGCTGGCAATGGTCATTGGCACGGTGATCGCGGTATTCCTCGGCATGGCGGATTTTTCATCTGTCGGCGAAGGCCCGATGTTCGGCTTCCCCACGCCATTCCACTTCGGCATGCCGACGTTCCACATCGCCGCGATCCTGTCGATGTGCATCGTGATCATGGTGACCCTGGTGGAGACCTCGGCCGACATCCTCGCGGTGGGCGAGATCATCGACACCAAGGTTGACTCGAGACGCCTGGGTAACGGTCTGCGGGCGGACATGCTGTCGAGCATGATCGCGCCGATCTTCGGCTCCTTCACCCAGAGCGCCTTTGCCCAGAACGTCGGCCTGGTGGCGGTGACCGGGATCAAGAGCCGTTTCGTGGTGGCCACGGGCGGGGTGTTCCTGGTGGTACTGGGGCTGTTGCCATTTATGGGCCGGGTGATCGCCGCGGTACCGACCTCGGTCTTGGGCGGCGCGGGTATCGTGCTGTTCGGCACCGTGGCCGCCAGCGGCATTCGGACCCTGTCGAAAGTCGACTACCGCAACAACGTCAATCTGATCATCGTCGCCACCTCCATCGGCTTCGGCATGATTCCCATCGCCGCGCCAAACTTCTACGATCATTTCCCGAGCTGGTTCGCGACGATTTTCCATTCGGGCATCAGTTCCTCGGCGATCATGGCGATCATCCTGAACCTGGCCTTCAATCACCTCACCGCAGGCAACTCCGACCAGCAGTCAGTCTTTGCCGCCGGCACCGAGCGGGTGTTGCGTTACCAGGACCTGGCGGCGCTACGTGAAGGCGACTACTTCAGCGACGGCAAGCTGCATGATTGCGATGGCAATGAAGTTCCGGTGGTGGCAGAGCCTTCCCACTCGACGGTGGAGCATGAGCCAGCACGACTGAAAAGCAGTGAGCATGTCTGATCTTGCCAGCTGAAATCAGCGACAAACACCTGTGGGGGCGGGCTTGCTCGCGATAGCGGTGTGGATCAGCGACAACGTTGTCGACTGACATGCCCAATCGCGAGCAGGCTCGCCCCCACAGTTGATCGGGTTGAGTCCGGTACCAGCGTCTGACCGCCAATCCCCTGTGGGAGCGAGCCTGCTCGCGATAGCGGTGGGTCAGTTGGCATCGATGGTGGCGGTGCCGGATTTATCGTAGGCAAGCCCGGTTCCCACATAAAAAAACAGCCTGTGATCGAGGATCACAGGCTGTTTTTTTTCGGTTACCAGCGACGGTAATGGCCGTGGGGTGGGCCGTAGTAGTAGCCCCGTGGTGGCCCGTAATACACCGGTGCCGGGCGATAGTAGATAGGCCGCTCGATGTACACCGGCTGTGGCTCGTAATAGACCGGTGGAGGCTGCTGTACATAAACCGGTTGCGGCTGGACGTAGACCGGTTGTTGCACGTACACCGGCCGGTCACGGTTGATGAGCGCCGAGCCGACAATGGCCGAGCCGACGATTGCACCAAACACTGCGGGACCCTCCCAACCACCGCGACCATGGGCGGATGCCTGGCCGGTGACCGCGAGTGCCCCCACGAGCAGGGCGATGACAGGGAGTTTACGATTCATGGTGGTTCCTCGTTTGGCCCCGTTTGTAACAGACCGGTAAAAGGTCACGGGGGTACTTGCTCTGACAACGATTTTCCCAGGATTTGCG belongs to Pseudomonas sp. B21-028 and includes:
- a CDS encoding nucleobase:cation symporter-2 family protein, coding for MKTPHVSLPRPEDENLGVGANMAYGLQHVLTMYGGIVAVPLIIGQAAGLSSADIGLLIAASLFAGGLATLLQTLGLPFFGCQLPLVQGVSFSGVATMVAIVGTGGEGGFQAILGAVVAASLIGLLITPVFSRITRFFPPLVTGIVITTIGLTLMPVAARWAMGGNSHAADFGSMANIGLAAVTLVLVLLLSKMGSATISRLSILLAMVIGTVIAVFLGMADFSSVGEGPMFGFPTPFHFGMPTFHIAAILSMCIVIMVTLVETSADILAVGEIIDTKVDSRRLGNGLRADMLSSMIAPIFGSFTQSAFAQNVGLVAVTGIKSRFVVATGGVFLVVLGLLPFMGRVIAAVPTSVLGGAGIVLFGTVAASGIRTLSKVDYRNNVNLIIVATSIGFGMIPIAAPNFYDHFPSWFATIFHSGISSSAIMAIILNLAFNHLTAGNSDQQSVFAAGTERVLRYQDLAALREGDYFSDGKLHDCDGNEVPVVAEPSHSTVEHEPARLKSSEHV